From Penaeus monodon isolate SGIC_2016 chromosome 6, NSTDA_Pmon_1, whole genome shotgun sequence, the proteins below share one genomic window:
- the LOC119574599 gene encoding gastric triacylglycerol lipase-like: MLFIPYQGMAVILLALVGSAASPTQGSPPPELQRPSAGSFSASASLNGQGRQRRGALHPHTFLTTPELIQARGYPSEVHHVISPDGYILQMHRIPCGRRHLVNGGRCDTGGRRRVVFIQHCLLCSSADFVMNDPDQALGFIMADAGYDVWLGNTRGNVYSRRHIRLSPKQPEFWDFSWDEFAKYDMPTMLQYVRKITGVPILDYIGHSMGTTIFFVMMNYHPHINNWIRVMVGMAPVAYMHHKRAPISAFAPFVNIIDHFLEDKGFNEIAQSTTGFSTLASAACSPKSIVRFICSLIHFLIDGPTSDYVDKDYLPVIFAHTPAGTSRRVVTHFLQVIASEKFQAYDHGRTRNLKMYGSVAPPVYSLGKIKVPVGIFWSENDWVADPRDVYQTASELPNVTLYQRVPPRDFSHTDFLWAENARLFVYNPLMEFLDSYH; encoded by the exons ATGTTATTCATCCCATACCAAG ggATGGCAGTGATCTTGCTCGCCCTCGTGGGGTCGGCAGCGTCCCCAACTCAAGGATCTCCGCCACCCGAGTTGCAGCGTCCTTCAGCAGGGTCCTTCAGCGCCTCCGCCTCCCTGAACGGCCAAGGGCGCCAGCGCAGAGGAGCCTTGCATCCACACACGTTCCTTACGACA CCAGAACTGATCCAGGCGCGAGGCTACCCGTCCGAGGTGCATCACGTGATTTCTCCCGACGGCTACATTCTGCAGATGCACCGGATTCCCTGCGGTCGACGGCACCTCGTCAATG GAGGTCGTTGCGACACGGGCGGGCGTCGGCGGGTCGTGTTCATTCAGCATTGCTTGCTTTGTTCCAGCGCCGATTTCGTCATGAACGATCCTGACCAAGCTTTAG GTTTCATAATGGCGGACGCGGGATACGACGTCTGGTTGGGAAACACGCGAGGAAATGTCTACAGTCGGCGTCACATTCGCCTTTCTCCAAAACAGCCTGAGTTCTGGGATTTCAG CTGGGACGAATTCGCAAAATACGACATGCCAACAATGTTACAGTACGTCAGGAAAATTACAGGAGTGCCGATTCTAGACTACATAGGGCATTCCATGGGCACTACAATCTTCTTCGTTATGATGAACTACCATCCTCATATCAACAACTGG ATTCGCGTGATGGTCGGCATGGCGCCCGTCGCTTACATGCACCACAAGCGCGCTCCCATTTCTGCTTTCGCCCCCTTTGTGAATATCATAGAC catTTCCTTGAGGACAAAGGCTTCAACGAAATCGCTCAATCAACCACCGGATTCTCAACCTTGGCTTCTGCTGCGTGCTCTCCCAAGTCTATCGTCAGGTTCATTTGCAGTCTAATCCACTTCCTTATCGACGGCCCAACCTCCGATTATGTTGATAAG GACTACCTCCCGGTCATCTTCGCGCACACTCCTGCCGGAACTTCCCGCCGGGTCGTGACGCATTTTCTCCAGGTCATTGCCTCAG AGAAATTTCAAGCCTACGACCACGGGCGGACGAGGAACCTGAAGATGTATGGGTCGGTGGCTCCCCCCGTTTACTCGCTCGGGAAAATCAAAGTACCCGTGGGGATCTTTTGGTCCGAGAACGACTGGGTTGCCGATCCGAGG gACGTCTACCAAACGGCGTCGGAGCTCCCCAACGTGACCCTGTACCAGCGTGTTCCGCCTCGGGACTTCAGCCACACCGACTTCCTGTGGGCGGAAAATGCACGGTTGTTTGTGTACAACCCTCTGATGGAATTCCTCGATAGTTACCATTAA